The sequence CCTTGCGCGCGTCGGCCCGCACCATTTCGCCTAACGTCATGCCCCAGTATACGGCGAGGGTCGTCGGCACGGACGCGGTCGACCACCGATCGTCCCACGAGCGCAGGGAATCGATCTGCGGCGCGAGCGTCGCCTTGAGCGAGTCCGACGGGCTCAGATGGTCGTACGCGTTGACTAACGGAGGGAGGAGCGCGGCAAAGCCCGTCAGGTAGCTGTCGTACGCGGCTTTGATGAGCGTGTCGATCGCGAAATCCTTGCGATGCTCCAGCACACGGATCGCGTGCAAGCCGCGGAACGACTCTCCGCCCGTCTCGACGTACGGCGGATAGTCCGAGCGCTTGGGACTGCTCGGCCCCGCCGCCGACCACGGCCAGTTGTTGCTGTTGTAGAGCCAACCGCTCGCCGGGTTGAGCAGGTGCGGCGTCTGGTCGACCGACAGAAGGCCGTGCCAGTCGGTCGCGGTGTCGCTGCCATCCACCGGCTTCGTCCAATCGAATTTCGGATTGCGGCGCGGGATGAAATTCGCGTGGAAGTACGCGATGTCGCCGTCGGCGTCGGCGAAGATCGTGTTGTTGGTCGAGTTCGTGTGCAGCTGCATCGTCTTCAAAAAATCCTTGTATGAGAGCGACTTCGTGCGCGTGTACGACTGAATGAGCGCCTTTTCCGGCTCGTTCATCATGTCGATGCTCACCCACTTGTCGCCGATCTTCCTCACGATCGGTCCATGCCGTGTGCGATACACGGTGAACACCTTCTTCTTCATCCCGGCGTCCGTCTTGTACGGCACCGCGATGTGCGACACGATCATCGGATATTCCTTGCCGCCGTACAGATAGTAGTAGCGCCCGTTCTTCTGCGAGACGGTCTCCAGATACTCATCCTTGTCGTCGGCGTTGCTGCTCGTGTGCATCCAGCCGGTGCGCGTATTGAATCCCTGGTAGACGAAGAACTGTCCCCAGGTCACCGCGCCGTACGCATCCAGGCCCTGGTCGCTCACCATCTGCAGCTCGGCGCGGAAGAAGAACGACGTGTGCGGATTGATCAGCAGCAGCGCATGGTGGTCGAGCGTGTTGGACGGCGCAATCGCGATTCCGTTAGACCCGCCCGGCTCGGGCGGTGAGCCGTCGCCGTCGCTGATGTTCTTGGGCTCGTCGGCGCCCACCTCGGTGCCGTAAAACGCGGCCAGCTCCTTGAGGCTCACGTCTTCGATGTCGCCGCCGATGCTGCCTTCGCTGAATGACAGCGCCATCCACGGCTCGAAGCGGGTGATCACGCGCGGCTTGACCTGCGGGTGTGTGTACAGGAAGTAGTTGAGCCCATCGGCCCATGCATTCATGAGCGACTTGAGCCAGGCCGGACTCTCGCGGTACTTGGCGCGCAGCGTATCCGGATCGATGAAGATTTTCATCCGCAGATCCCGATAGATCGCGCTTTCGCCTTCGGTCTCGGCGAGACGGCCCATCGCGTTGACGAAGTTGGTCTCGACGCGATTGAAGTCGTCTTCACTCTGGGCATAGATCATCCCGAACACGGCATCGGCGTCGGATTTTCCGTACACGTGCGGGATGCCCCAGTTGTCGCGAATGATCGTGACGCGTTGGGCTTCCTGTTTCCATCGCGTAAGATCGGCGTTGTTGGGCGCTTGCGCGGACGCGGAGACCGTCTGCGCGGCGATGCACACGATGGACACTACGGCTGCGAACGGTTTCATCGGTGGCGGAGGTAAGAGGCACTGGGAGGATGAAGTCGGTACCCGAGCCCGGCAAGGCGTTCTCTGCCGTGTGACCTATGCGGGCCGCGGTCGTTGACACCCGGTGATCGACTCGTCGTGCGGCATAGAGAAAGGCTCAGGTCGGCGGCCGTCGGCCGTGCGCGCCCGCGTGCTGGCGTGGCTCGCACCCGCCGGCGCGTGGGCCGCGGGTCTCGTGCTCGTCTTCCACGGGATGATCCTGTCGCGCTTCGCGCTCGTCGAAGGCGATCTGCTCGACTCCCGGTTCAACCTGTACGTGCTGGAGCACAGCTATCTGTGGCTGCTGCGCGTGCCCGGCCAGCAACAATTCTGGAACGCGCCGTTCTATTTCCCGGCGCGGAACGTGATCGCGTATTCGGACACCCTCCTAACGGTAGCGCCCGTTTACTGGCTGCTGCGCGGCGCCGGGCTGGGTCCCACGACCGCGCTGCAGTGGTGGCTCATGGCCATGGCGACGCTCAACTTCGTCGCCGCGTACGCGCTGATCCGGCGCGCGATCCGCGTCGGCCCAACGGCAGCCGCGCTCGGCGCCTTTCTGTTCGCGTTCGCGAACGCGCGCACGTCGCAGCTCGCGCACCCGCAACTCCAGCCGCAGTTCTACATGCTGCTGGCGCTGTACGCGCTCGTGCGTCTCTTCGAGGATGACACGCGGGACGATCGGGCCGCGTCGGCAACCTGGATGCTCGTGTTCAGCATCGCGCTGGCGGCGCAATTCTGGGCCGCCTTCTACTATGGATTCTTCCTCGTCCTCGCGTTGGGCATCGCGGCCGTGTGCGCCGTGGCCGTGCCGCGTCTGCGTTCGCCGCTCGTGGCAGTCGTGCGCCGGAACGCACTCGCCGCCGCGGGGTGCGTGGCAGCGGGCGCCGTGCTCGTCGCGCCGCTCGCCATCCATTATCTGGCGGTCGCGCAGAGCCTCGGCGTGCGGCCATACGGGGCGCTCGCGTCGTTCATGCCCACGCCGGCCTCGTGGCTCTACATGGGACGTGACAACTGGATGTACGACACGCTCTGGCGGGGCGCGCACTTCACGCTCTCGATGCCGCAGGAGCAGCAGCTCGGCCTCGGCCTGGTGACCACGGCGCTCGTCATCTGGGGCCTGTGGAGCGCGCGGCGCACTCCGTTTGGCATCTTGCTCGCGGCAACGGGCGCGGCGCTCGTGCTCTGCACCACCGTCTTCCCGGGGCACTATACCGCGTGGCCGCTGATCTTCCACTGGGTGCCGGGCGCGCGAGCGTTGCGCGCCATCTCGCGCGTGGGGCTCGTCCTGCTCGTGCCGGCCTCGGTCGGCATCGCGCTGTTTTTCCAGCAGGCGCTCGCCGCGCGATGGCGCATCGCAGCCGTGCTCGCCGCGCTCGTCTTCATGCTCGAGCAGGGGCAGCACGTGCAGGTGTACGACAAGGCCGAAGCGGGCGCCGAGAGCAGCCGGGTCGAGGCGCTCATCGGTCCGTCGTGTGGAGCGGTGCTGTACGCGCCAATTCACGGCCGGCGGATGACCTGGTCCTATCAGGTTGTCGGCATGTGGGCCGGGCTCGACCGCCGCGTGCCCTCGATCAACGGCTACTCGGGGAACGCACCGTTAGGCTGGGATTTTCAGCAGATCCGGATCAACGACACGACACGCGCGCGCGCCGTCGCGCACGCGCTCGCGGCGTGGGAGACGCGTTGGGGCGCCGCGCTCCATCACGTGTGCGTCGTGTCGCCGGATCTCGCGCACGTGCGCGAACCGCTCGACCATCCGTACGGGACCGACGTCGTCGAGTGAGCCGAGTCCGCCGATCCCGGCCGCGACGCGCACGCCCATCCCGCGCGCCGCGGCCGGTCCTGCGTTAGGCGTCAGGGCGTGATCGGCTTCACCCGCTTGCCCCACATCGGCGGCGGCGGCTCGTGCGTCGCCCGCTCCACCGGATGCTGCGCCAGCTCCTGCATCGCCTCGGCCACCGCGCGCTCGAGCTGCGCATCGTGCCCCGCCGCGACGTCCTTCGGCCAGTCTTCGACTTCGATGTTCGGCGAGATGCCTTCGTTCTCGACGGCCCACTTTCCGTCCACGGCGAAGAAGCCGCCGCGCGGCGCATACATGATGCCGTCATCCACGAAGCTCGGCGTGTCCCAGATGCCCACCAGACCGCCCCACGTCCGCATGCCCACCAGCTGGCCGACCTTGCGGTACTTGAACATGTACGGCATGAGGTCGCCGCCCGAGCCCGACATTTCGTTGATGATCATCACCTTCGGTCCCCAGATCCCGGCGGCGGGACTCGTGAACGGATACCGGTCGCCCACCGGGTTGTTGAAGTACCCATCGAAGGTGCGCTGCAGCACATCAATGATGTAGTCGGCCGCCGACCCGCCGCCGTTGTAGCGCTCGTCGATGATCGCGCCCTTGCGGTCCTGCTGCGCGAAATAGTAGCGGTTGAAGCTGGTGTAGCCGCCCTCGGCTGTGTTAGGCAGATGCACGTACGCCAACGCGCCGTGCGACAGCGAGTCGACGAGGTGCCGGTTGTGCTCCACCCACGCGCGGGCGCGGAGACCCGCGTCGTTGGCCACGGGAATCACCGTCACCCGGCGCGCGCCATCCATGGTGGGACGCTCGTTGACCGTGATCACCGTCTGGTGGTTGGCCGTCCCGTCGAACAGCCGATAGACGTTGTCGGGCGCCCGCAGCTCCTGCCCGTTCACCGCCAACAGATAATCGCCGACGCGCACCTGCACGCCGGGCGCGGTGAGCGGCGCGTGCAGATCCGGATTCCAACTGTCGGTGCCGTAGATCTTCGTGATCTTGTAGCGGCCATTGTCGACTTCGAAATCAGCGCCTAACAGACCGACGGGCGGCTGCATCTCGCCGGGCATGTCGCCGCCGCGCACGAACGAGTGCCCGATCGCAATCTCCGATCCCATCATGTCCAACAGGTAGTTGAGATCGTCGCGGTGCTTCACGTAGGGCAGCAGCTGGCCGTACATCGCCTTGTCTTTCACCCAGTCCGTGCCCTGCAGATTCTTGACGTAGATGTAGTCGCGCTGGTTGCGCCACCCTTCGTCGAAGATCTGCTTGAACTCCGCCGTCGGGTCGACGAGCATGCGCAGTTGAGCATTGAGCTTGCCCTTGCCGGCCGGCGGCGCGTCGTGGGTCGTCGCGTCGACGAGGAAGAGACTCCCCTCGGGACCCGGCGTCCGGTACAACAGCTTCTTTCCATCCGCGCTCACGAAATAATCGGCGACGTTCTGCACGAACGGCATCGCCTTGCGTTCCTTGAGATCGTAGCGGTGCAGCGTGCCGCCGCTGAACCGCTCTTCCTTCGTGCCCGTCTCCGGCAGGTTCTCGGTGAAGAACACGGTGCCCGGTACGCCGCTCCTCAGTTCCCCGTAGTCGCGCTCGGCGATTTCGGAGACGGGCACCACGCGCTGCAGCAATCCATCGAAATCGATCTCGACGTGGCGGCGCGGCGCCAGCATGGCCTTGAGGGAATCGGCCGGAATGCGCTTGGCTGCGGTCGTGTCGGCCGTCGTGTCCGTGCGCGCCGGACGCCGCGGCCGCTCGCGCGGCGGCAGCGGCGGCATGCCCGGCGTCTGCTCCTGCGGGATCCCCGTGTCTTCGTCGCTCTCCGGCAGCAACGGCGACGGATCGTTCTTCGACAACACGGCGAGATAGAGCGCCTTCGTTTCCGTGTGTCCGTAGCTCGACATGTCCAACCAGCCCGAGCCTAACGCAAGGTCGGTGGACGCGAAGAACCAGAGGTATTTGCCGCTCGCATCCCACGCCGGCCACGTCGCATCGGCCAGGCCGTCGGTGATCTGGTGCGTCTGGCCGGTCTGCATATCGTAGACGAAGATCGCCCGGTAGAGCGACTTGAGACGCCTAACGTACGCGATCCATCGCGAATCGGGGCTCCACGCCGGGTTGAGCGACCGCTCCGGCACCATCCAGTCGTCGCCGCCGATGTCGGTCGCCTTCCCCGTCGCGACGTCCACCACCCACAACCGGAGATTCGTATCCTGAAAGACGATGTGCTTGCCGTCGGGCGACCAGCTCGGCGTGTAATAGTGCGTCGGATGCGCGAGCGCGATCGTGCGCGCGGGCGCGCTGCCGTCGGCAGAAGCGATCACGAGCTGATACTCGCCCGATTTGTCGCTGAAGTACGACACCCACTTGCCGTCCGGCGACCACGCCGGATCGCGCTCCGCCGAGCTGTCCGACTGGGTGAGATTCCGCACGTCGCCCTTTTCTGCCGGTACCGTGAAGATCTCGCCGCGCGCTTCGATCGCGGCGCGCTTTCCGGTCGGCGAGAGCGCGATGTTCGCGATGTAGCGCGACACCTCCTTCCATTGCGGCATCATCCACGCGAAATCGCCCACGGCCGTGATGGGCACGATGTGTTCTTTCCCACTCGACGGATCGAGCTCGTGGACATACCCCGCTTGCTCGAACACGAGCGCGTTCGCGCCCGCATCCAGCGTCTTCACGTCGAAATCGGAAAAGCTCGTGATCTGCTTGACCTGCTTGGAGGTCATGTCGTACGACCACACGTTCGACACCCCATCGCGATCCGACAGGAAGTATACGGTGGTGTTGCCCACCCATACCGGGTCCATCTCCTTCGAGTTAGGCCTCGGAATCGTGTCGATGTCGAGGGTCTTCGTGTCGAGAATCCAGATGGGCCGATTCTGTCCGCCGCGGTAGTTGCGGCGCTCCTCATCCCACGAGTTGTTCATGCGATAGGCGATGTGCCGGCCGTCGGGAGAGATTTTCCCTTGATAGGCGCGATACATCGGCATCGCCGTGACGATCCCGCCCTCGGCCGGGACGGTGAACCAGCGCGGCATCGGCGACGGCAGATTCGACGACTGCGACGACGAGAACACGATCGCCTTGCCGTCGGGCGTCCAGCCCTGCACGAGGTCGGGCGCGGGATGCCAGGTGAGGCGCTTCGGCTCGCCGCCGTCCGCCGGCATCACGTAGACGTCGGTGTTGCCGCCGTACTCGCCGCTGAACGCGATCCACTTGCCGTCCGGCGAGAAGTGCGGATTCATGGCCTCGCCCGGGAAGCTCGTTAGGCGAACGGCGGATCCGCCGGCGCGCGGCACGACCCAGATGTTGCCCGCGTACGCGAACGCGATCTGGGTGGCGCTCACGGTGGGCGAGCGCAGCATGCGCGTCGTGCCTTGCGCTGGGAGCGATGCGGCTCCGATGACGAGGGCGAGAATCGGCAAACCGAATCCAAGCCCGGCAAAACGATGAGGGCGATGCATGACAGGATATGGTGGAAGGGCACACACGTACGGCGGCGAGCTCGACACTACGGCGGTTGCTGGCGATAAGTTGCCGTGCGGTCCGCCCTCGCGCCAGCGCCGACATCGGGCCCTGTACCGCACCCGTGGTCCACCCGCGATATTCTGACCGCTTGCTGGCCCGCCGCTCACATCGGACATCGACCTGACCCGTCTCATGCGACCGTCTCTGCTCCTCGCCGGCGCGCTGCTGTTCGCCGCCGCGCCGCATCGCACCTCTGCCCAGACCTTTCAAAGCGACGACCCAATCATCAAGCGCATCTGGCAAATCGGGATGGACAGCTCCGAGACCGAGCGTCTGGCGAACGAGCTGTTCGACTCGCTCGGACCGCGCCTCACGGGCACGCCGGACCTCAAACGCGCGAACGAGTGGCTGGTCCATACCTACACGAGCTGGGGGATCCCGGCGCGCAACGAGCAGTACGGCACGTGGCGCGGCTGGCGTCGCGGCTACTCGCACATCGATCTCATCGCGCCCCGCGTGCGCTCGCTCGAGGGCACGATGCTCGGCTACAGCCCGGGCACGAACAAGAAAGACCTGACGGCGAGCACGATCATCCTGCCGCACTTTGCCGACAGCTCGGCGTTCGCGCAGTGGCTGCCTAACGTCAAGGGCAAGTTCATTCTCGTGTCGGCGCCCCATCTCTCCTGCCGCCCAACGGAGGACTGGCAGACCAACGCGATCCCGGCATCGGCGGCGCGGATGGACAGCCTGCGCGACTCGCTGCGCCGCGAGTGGGGCGGCCGCAACGTGCGCGGCACCGGCATGAGCCTGGCGCTCGGGACGGGCGAGCTCGGGCTGCGGCTCGAGGCCGCGGGCGCGGCGGGCATCATCACGTCGCGGCCCAAGGACGCCTGGGGCACGATCGAAGTCTTCGAGACGTACGACACCAAAGCGCCGGCCATCGCGCTGAGCTGCGAGGACTACGGCCTCGTGTTCCGCCTCACCGAAAACAACCAGCACCCGCTGGTGCGCCTCAATCTCGACGCCCAGTTGTTAGGCGAGCAGCCGGTCTACAACACCGTCGCCGAGATGAAAGGCACCGAGCTGCCGGACCAGTACGTGGTGCTGTCCGCGCACTTCGACTCGTGGGACGGTTCGTCCGGCGCCACCGACAACGGCACCGGCACGCTCACGATGATGGAAGCGATGCGCATCCTGCACATCGTGTATCCGCACCCCAAGCGCACGATCCTCGTCGGCGACTGGAGCGGCGAAGAAGAAGGCGAGGTCGGCTCGAAAGCGTTCACCGAAGATCATCCCGAAGTGCTCAAGGGGTTGCAGGCGTTGTTCAATCAGGACAATGGCACGGGACGCATCGTCCGGCTGAGCGGCGCGGGATTGCCGGATGCTGCTGCGCACATCGCGCGCTGGCTCGACCAGATTCCCCTCGAGCTGCGCAACCAGATCCAATTCGGCGGCGCGGGCTTCCCCGCGGGCGGGGGCAGCGACGACTACTCCTTCTCCTGCTACGGGCTGCCGGCGTTCGGGTTAGGCGCGCTGCCGTGGGACTACGGCAACTACACCTGGCACACGAACCGCGACACGCCGGACAAGATCGTCTACGACGACCTCAAGTCCAACGCGACGCTGACCGCGATGCTGGCGTATCTGGCGTCCGAGGATCCGACGATGATCAAGCGCGATCGCGTCGACCTGGTGGCCGCCGCGAAACAGCTCGAAGCCGAGCTGCCGCCGCCCACCGCCGGCCGCAACGCCGCGTTCCGGTTCCGCCGCCTGCCGACTACCTGGCCGGAATGCACCAAAGCGCCGCGCAGCACGAAGCCGAGGTTGAAATGAGCGCCGCCTAACGCTTGACCGTCCAGCGATCGTTGGTGCTGTCCGCATCCATCCAGATGCCGTGGTCGAGGGTGATCGAGGCCACCGCTTTCTTCGCCGGCACGGCGACCGTCGCGCGGCGCAGATTCGTTCGCCAGATGGCGGGCGTCTCGTGCACGCTGTCGACTGTCGCATCGGTGTAGCGCACCACCACGTCCACCGGCGCCGGCATGCCGCCGACGTTCTCGAGCGTCACCGTCCAGCCGTTCGCACCGCGCCGGGCGCCGGTGATGCCCAGATCGATGTACGCATGGCTGAAGAACCAGCTGTTCCAGAACCAATCCAGGTTGCGGCCCGACACATCGTTGAACGTGTAGAAGAAATCCCACGGCGTGGGATGCTTGCCGTGCCACCGGTCCATGAACGCGTGCAGGCATCGCTTGAACGTGTCGTCGCCTAACAATTGCTTCAGGGCGAGGTAGCCGAGCGCCGGCTTGCCGTACGCGTTGTTGCCGTACGCCGCATCCTTGAGCACATCGGCCGGCGTCACGATGGGCAAGTCCTCGAGCGGCGACGGATCGCTGATCCATCCCTCCACGCGAAACTGCTTGAAGAAGTTCGTCGCCCGCGCCGCGCCCAGATCCGACGTGCCGATGAGATACTCGAAGGTCGTCGCCCACCCTTCATCCATGAACGGGTAGCGCGTCTCGTTGATCCCCATGTAAAACGGGAAGTACGTGTGCGCGATTTCGTGTTCGACGACGAAGCGCGAGAGGATGGTGTCGGGCGTCGAGCCATCATTCACCATCATCGGATACTCCATGTCCGCCGACCCCTGCACCACCGTGCTCTTCTCGTACGGATACGGCACCCCCGGCCAGTGGTGCGACAACCAGTCGAGCGCGTGGTGCGCGAAGCCCACCATGTGGTGATAGTCGGCAGCCGTGTCGTTGTACGCGGCCTGGACGCTCGCGCGACGATGCGCCGCGTCATCGACGACCACGCTCGCCGCATCCCAGTCGTAGTGGTTGCTCACCGCGAACGCCACGTCGGGCACGTTGTGCGCGGTGAAGTGCCAGTGGTTCACCGGCTGCTGCAGCGTGATTCTTCCGGCCGCGGCGTCGGCGCCCGATGCAACGTGGATCGTCGAGTCCGACGTGAACGACGCCTGGAATTTCTGTAAGGCATCCGGCTGCAGGTCGGCGGCCGGGTCGACCAACGTGCCGGTGCCCCACACGACGTAGTTCGCCGGCACGTTCAGCGTCACGTCGTAATCGTTGAAGTCGTTGTAGAACTCCTGCAGGTCCGTGAAATCCATCGTGTCCCAGCCGTTGTAGTCATCGTAGACGGAGACGCGGGGATAGAAGTACGCCAGATAGTACGTCGTGGAATCGAGCATGCCTTCGCGGCCCGCGCGCTTGGAAATCTCGTAGTGCCAGTCGAAGCGCAAATGCACCGAGTCGTGCGGCGCGAGCGGCGTGCCTAACCGGACCGGCTGCCACGTGAAGAACTGCGGGCTGTCGTGCCACGCCGTCACCGCGCCGTTCACGGCGAACGTGTCCACGTGCACGCCGCTCGTGAGATAATCCGGCGTCGTTCCGCCGTCGCGCGGGGCGCCGGGTTTGTGAACGTTGAGGAACAGTCGAATGACCAGCGCGCGCAGCGTGTCGGGACTGTTGTTCTCATACTCGATCTGTTCGGTGCCGCGGATGGTGCGATCGGGCGGCATCGCCGTCAGGGTCATCGAGTAGCGGCCGTGGTTCTCCCAGTACCTGGGACCCGGCCGGCCATCCATCGTCCGCGTGCCGTTGGCATAGGTGGCGGTGATCGAGCGCGGCATGTACAGCGACGAGGACGACGCGGTTTGCCCGGCGGCGCCGCGCGCGGACAGTGCGGCCGCGAGCAGCGCGGCGCCAGTCGTTAGGCGCCACGCGCCGCCAACCCGGACCGTGAGGGACATGCACACGTCATCCTGTGAGAGTCGTCGCCGAGACCGAACTCTCTCCCTCGGCACCCCGGGACGCAAGTTTGGGCTGTCGTTCAGCCCGCGGCCTGGGCCAGCGCCTTCACGTCGGATTCCGACAGGGTGAGCTCGGCCGCGGCCATGTTGTCCTCGAGATGCTTCACCTTCGACGTGCCGGGAATCGGCAGCATCACGGGGGAGCGATGCAGCAGCCAGGCAAGCGCCAGTTGCGACGGCGTCGCGCCGAGCCGCTTGGCCAACGTGTGCAGCACACTGCCCTCTTTCGCCAGCGCGCCGGTCGCCAGTGGGAACCAGGGAATGAACCCGATGTTGTGCGCTTCGGCGTGATCGAGCAGCGGCTCCGCCGTCCGCTCGGCGAGGTTGTATTTGTTCTGCACGGTCACGATCGTGGCGTACCGTTGGGCCTGCTCGAGCTCCTCGATCGTCACTTCCGACAATCCGATGTGCCGGATCTTGCCTTCCTTCTGCAGCGAGGCGAGCTCCCCGACCTGGTCGGCGAGCGGCACCTTGGGATCGATGCGATGCAGCTGGAAGAGGTCGATCCGGTCCAGGCCTAACCGGCGCAAGCTCATCTCCGCTTCCTGCCTCAAATATTCCGGACGCCCAACGGGCTCCCAGTTGCCTGGGCCGCCGCGCGTGAGCCCGGCTTTCGTCGCAATCACCAAGTCGGCGGGATACGGATACAGCGCCTTGCGAATGAAATCCTCGGCGACGTACGGGCCGTACGAGTCCGCGGTATCGATGAGCGTGACACCGAGCTCGATCGCGCGCCTGAGCACGCGCACCGCTTCGGCGGGATCCTTGGGATCGCCCCACACCCCGGGACCGGTCAACTGCATGCTGCCAAAGCCGAGGCGGTGCACCGGCATGTCGCCCCCAATGACGAACGTGCCGGAGCGTTCCGCTGGACGTTCGAGTGTCGTCGTCGCCATGAGTCATCTCTGGTGAAGAGTCGATTTCGTTAGGCACGCGACGCGCGCTGCGCGCCTCGTCGCCAAGCACTTTGGTCCAACGACGCCGCACACCGCGCCGTTCCCGATGCGTCGCTGCACGCCCCGCGCCCGCGTCCCGCCCGGTTGCGGGCGCGCCGACATCGATTCAAGTTCCCGAACACATCCATACCAGACTCCCACCATGCGCTTCGGACCATCGTTCGTGCGCGGCGAGCTCGTCCTTGCCGTCGTCGCCGTACTCGGCGCCGTTCCCGCCGCTGCCCAACAGCGCGCCCATCGATCCGGCCAGCCCGTCGGCGCCGCCGACCCGCGATACGCGCAAACCGAAAAGCCGCCGCTTCACGCCAAGCACTGGCTCGCCATTACCGGCAAACCGCTGTCGGCCACCGCCGGAGCCATCGTGTTCGCCAAAGGCGGCAACGCCGTCGACGCCGCTGTCGCGATGCTCGCCGCAGGCTGCACCATGTGGGACACCCTCTCCTGCGGCGGCGAGACGCAGGCGCTCATCTATAACCCGCACACCAGGAAGGTCATCGGCCTCGACGCACTCGGCGTCGCGCCGACGGGAGCCACGGCCGCGTTCTACAGGAGCAAGGGCTATCGGTATCCGCCCGAGTACGGTCCGTTAGCCGCGGTCACGCCGGGCACGGTCGGCGGCCTGTTGACGATGCTCGCCGAGTACGGACGGCTGTCGCTCAAGGACGTGCTGGCGCCGGCCATCCAGATGGCCGACGGCTACCCCATCGAAGCCGAGCTC is a genomic window of Gemmatimonadaceae bacterium containing:
- a CDS encoding aldo/keto reductase codes for the protein MATTTLERPAERSGTFVIGGDMPVHRLGFGSMQLTGPGVWGDPKDPAEAVRVLRRAIELGVTLIDTADSYGPYVAEDFIRKALYPYPADLVIATKAGLTRGGPGNWEPVGRPEYLRQEAEMSLRRLGLDRIDLFQLHRIDPKVPLADQVGELASLQKEGKIRHIGLSEVTIEELEQAQRYATIVTVQNKYNLAERTAEPLLDHAEAHNIGFIPWFPLATGALAKEGSVLHTLAKRLGATPSQLALAWLLHRSPVMLPIPGTSKVKHLEDNMAAAELTLSESDVKALAQAAG